The following are from one region of the Coffea eugenioides isolate CCC68of chromosome 2, Ceug_1.0, whole genome shotgun sequence genome:
- the LOC113762722 gene encoding autophagy-related protein 18a-like: protein MTSAVSSSSPWLLPTPPPAPSPSNMAPPNPPPAPPPPPSSSSHDHGHEEEEEEDSSSIASSVSDFSDIYTASTATTIQPPQNPNPTTPNSATTATTASGAQLLPPPTLLHLSFNQDHGCFAAGTTSGFRIYNCDPFREIFRRDFSSSSSSSMSAVVGGGIGVVQMLFRCNILALVGGGPDPQYPLNKVMIWDDHQARCIGELSFRSEVKSVRLRRDRIVVVLLQKIFVYNFADLKLIHQIETVMNPKGLCEVSHVSGSMVLVCPGLQKGQVRVEHYASKRTKFIVAHDSRIACFALTNDGRLLATSSSKGTLVRVFNTLDGSLLQEVRRGADRAEIYSLAFSSSAQWLAVSSDKGTVHVFSLKVDSGSLGSDRARGAAEPNNASPTAVSHLSFIKGVLPKYFSSEWSVAQFRLAEGLQHIVAFGHQKNTVVILGMDGSFYRCEFDPVAGGEMTQLEHHNFLKPVESF, encoded by the exons ATGACCTCCGCCGTGTCTTCCTCCTCTCCTTGGCTTCTCCCCACGCCACCTCCTGCTCCCAGCCCCTCCAATATGGCCCCACCAAACCCCCCTCCAGCTCCCCCTCCACCGCCATCCTCCTCCTCCCACGACCACGGCCacgaggaggaggaggaggaggattcCTCCTCAATTGCCTCATCCGTCTCGGACTTCTCCGACATCTACACGGCTTCCACTGCGACCACAATTCAACCGCcccaaaaccctaaccctaCTACACCCAACTCCGCCACCACCGCCACAACCGCCTCCGGAGCCCAATTATTGCCTCCCCCAACTCTCCTCCACCTCTCCTTCAATCAAGACCACGGCTGCTTCGCCGCTGGCACCACCTCGGGATTCCGCATCTACAATTGCGACCCTTTTCGGGAAATCTTCCGCCGGgacttctcctcctcctcctcctcctctatGTCTGCTGTGGTTGGAGGTGGAATTGGGGTTGTTCAGATGCTCTTCAGGTGTAATATTTTAGCACTGGTTGGTGGCGGGCCTGACCCCCAGTACCCATTGAATAAAGTAATGATCTGGGATGATCACCAAGCTCGGTGTATTGGAGAATTATCGTTTCGATCAGAGGTTAAGTCCGTTCGGCTGAGACGGGATCGAATTGTGGTGGTTTTATTGCAGAAGATATTTGTTTACAACTTTGCGGACTTGAAGCTGATACATCAGATTGAGACTGTGATGAATCCAAAAGGGCTTTGTGAGGTTTCTCATGTTTCTGGGTCAATGGTGCTGGTTTGTCCCGGTTTGCAAAAGGGACAGGTTAGAGTGGAGCATTACGCCTCAAAGAGGACGAAATTTATAGTCGCTCATGACTCCAGAATAGCGTGTTTTGCGCTCACTAATGATGGGAGGTTGCTTGCTACCTCGAGTAGTAAGGGGACTTTAGTCCGAGTTTTCAATACTCTAGATGGATCACTGCTTCAGGAG GTGAGGAGAGGAGCAGACAGAGCAGAGATTTACAGCCTTGCTTTTTCTTCGTCTGCCCAGTGGCTAGCTGTGTCAAGTGATAAAGGAACTGTACATGTCTTTAGTCTAAAGGTTGATTCTGGATCTTTAGGGAGTGATAGAGCACGTGGAGCAGCGGAACCAAACAATGCATCTCCAACTGCAGTTTCACATCTCTCCTTCATAAAAG GAGTTTTACCAAAGTATTTCAGTTCTGAGTGGTCAGTGGCTCAATTTAGGTTGGCGGAAGGCTTACAGCACATTGTTGCTTTTGGTCACCAGAAGAACACTGTTGTAATCCTTGGCATGGATGGGAG TTTCTATAGATGTGAGTTTGATCCAGTGGCAGGTGGAGAAATGACCCAGCTAGAACATCACAATTTCCTCAAGCCAGTAGAAAGTTTCTGA
- the LOC113760230 gene encoding uncharacterized protein LOC113760230 — protein sequence MENIHEDPNFVSLREYYCYKLQIRDNDESWLLHFARLLQQYIVDQYVKLETQRLDFYRLQQEKIRREFLKGIIDALGLGESQACNVGKRIILPPSFIGGPRNMRRKYMDAMTLVQKYGKSDIFLTMTCNPNWPEIKEHLIDKEESQNRPDLLARVFHAKLKQLKDELLKKCIFGEVAAYTYVIEYQKHGLPHAHFLLILKSKFKMYTPEEYDKIVCAEIPNKEKNEHLYNLVIKHMLHGPCGSLDPTSVCMRKNGTCKNNFPKNFCEKTIQTLNAYPEYRRRDDGVQIKIKSALLDNR from the coding sequence ATGGAAAACATACATGAAGATCCAAATTTTGTGTCCCTTCGAGAATATTATTGTTATAAACTTCAGATTAGGGACAATGATGAATCTTGGTTATTACATTTTGCTCGACTCCTACAACAATATATTGTTGATCAATATGTGAAGCTTGAGACACAAAGACTCGACTTCTATAGATTACAACAAGAGAAAATTAGGAGAGAGTTCTTGAAAGGCATAATAGATGCTTTAGGATTAGGTGAGAGTCAAGCATGTAATGTTGGCAAGCGTATCATATTACCACCATCCTTTATTGGAGGGCCAAGAAATATGAGACGTAAATACATGGATGCAATGACATTAGTACAGAAGTATGGTAAATCAGATATATTTCTGACCATGACTTGCAATCCTAATTGGCCAGAAATAAAAGAACACTTAATAGACAAAGAAGAGTCACAAAACAGACCAGATTTGCTTGCTAGAGTATTTCATGCTAAGTTAAAGCAGCTTAAAgatgaacttttgaaaaaatgcATCTTTGGTGAAGTGGCAGCTTACACTTATGTCATTGAATACCAAAAACATGGACTGCCACATGCACATTTCTTGCTAATTTTAAAGTCAAAATTCAAGATGTATACCCCTGAAGAATATGATAAAATTGTCTGTGCTGAGATaccaaataaagagaaaaatgaacATTTATATAATTTGGTCATTAAACATATGCTTCATGGACCATGTGGTTCACTTGATCCAACAAGTGTATGCATGAGAAAAAATGGAACTTGCAAGAAtaattttcctaaaaatttCTGTGAGAAAACTATCCAAACTCTTAATGCATATCCTGAATATCGAAGGAGAGATGATGGAGTTCAAATTAAGATCAAATCAGCTCTTTTAGATAACAGATAG
- the LOC113760448 gene encoding 4-hydroxy-tetrahydrodipicolinate synthase, chloroplastic-like, with translation MSTVYQQLPALKSLRDSSPFNLPRPIIYKRRNARWRSPEAAVISSFHLPMRSFEVKNRTFAEDIKSLRLITAIKTPYLPDGRFDLEAYDSLVNMQIENGVEGVIVGGTTGEGQLMSWDEHIMLIGHTVNCFGGSIKVIGNTGSNSTREAIHATEQGFAVGMHAALHINPYYGKTSIEGMISHFDSVLPMGPTIIYNVPSRTGQDIPPSVIFAAAESPNLAGVKECVGNDRVEHYTSKGIVVWSGNDDQCHDSRWDHDATGVISVTSNLVPGLMRELMFAGKNPALNSKLMPLIEWLFKEPNPIGLNTALAQLGVVRPVFRLPYLPLPLSERLEFVNMVKEIGRQHFVGERDVQALDDDDFILVGRY, from the exons ATGTCAACTGTTTACCAACAATTGCCAGCCTTAAAGAGCCTGAGGGACTCATCTCCATTCAATTTGCCTCGTCCCATTATCTATAAAAG GAGGAATGCAAGGTGGAGGTCTCCTGAAGCAGCTGTTATTTCTAGTTTTCATCTCCCAATGCGCAGTTTTGAAGTTAAGAATAG GACTTTTGCTGAGGATATTAAGTCTCTGAGACTGATTACAGCCATTAAAACACCATATCTACCAGATGGCAGGTTTGACCTCGAGGCTTATGACTCcttagtgaacatgcaaattgAAAATGGAGTTGAGGGTGTGATTGTTGGTGGGACTACTGGCGAAGGTCAATTAATGAGCTGGGATGAACATATTATGCTTATTGGTCACACAGTTAACTGCTTTGGTGGGTCAATCAAAGTCATAGGAAACACTGGGAGCAACTCTACAAGGGAAGCCATCCATGCCACAGAACAAGGTTTTGCTGTTGGCATGCATGCAGCTCTTCACATTAATCCTTACTATGGTAAAACTTCCATAGAGGGCATGATATCTCACTTTGATAGTGTACTTCCTATGGGCCCTACAATCATATACAATGTGCCATCCCGTACTGGCCAAGATATTCCACCATCGGTGATTTTTGCTGCTGCAGAGAGCCCTAACCTGGCAGGTGTCAAAGAATGTGTTGGAAATGATAGGGTTGAACACTATACAAGTAAGGGGATTGTCGTCTGGAGTGGCAATGATGATCAGTGCCATGATTCTAGGTGGGATCATGATGCCACAGGTGTGATTTCTGTTACCAGCAACCTGGTTCCTGGTCTAATGAGAGAACTCATGTTTGCTGGGAAGAACCCGGCTCTAAATTCAAAGCTTATGCCTCTCATTGAATGGCTTTTTAAGGAACCAAACCCCATTGGTTTGAACACTGCTCTTGCTCAGCTTGGTGTTGTGAGACCAGTTTTTCGCTTGCCATATCTCCCTCTTCCTTTGTCAGAAAGGCTGGAGTTCGTGAATATGGTGAAAGAGATTGGACGGCAACATTTTGTGGGGGAGAGAGATGTTCAGGCTTTAGATGATGACGACTTCATTTTGGTGGGGCGATATTAG
- the LOC113760447 gene encoding putative protease Do-like 14, with product MRYLLRKVPFSDRNRRSLLRILALGSVGSGLFFLKDGTDSRASVSISVPVHESLSWQWRNLQEQTPNPAFVSSDQNVQHRILPLCLSRTGADPSWDVKKEFWKGTGDGEKGFNQSSDIKKEATGDVGDVPKHSCNCLGQDTIANAAAKIGPAVVNLSVLQGFHGIAVGKSIGSGTIIDADGTILTCAHVVVDFQGLRSLSKGKVDVTLQDGRTYEGTVVNADLQSDIAIVKIKSKTPLPTAKLGSSSKLRPGDWVVALGCPLTLQNTVTAGIVSCVDRKSSDLGLGGMRREYLQTDCAINEGNSGGPLVNVNGEVVGVNIMKVSGAHGLSFAVPVDAVCKIIEHFKTKGRVVRPWLGLKMIDLNEMIVAQLKEKDAALPNVTTGILVPMVTPGSPADRAGFLPGDIVVEFDGKSVTMIKEIIEIMGDKVGKPLKVVVKRAKDKTVTLTVIPEEANPDM from the exons ATGAGATATCTTCTG AGAAAAGTTCCCTTTTCTGATAGAAATAGAAGGTCTCTCCTGCGGATACTGGCATTAGGCTCAGTTGGGTCTGGATTATTCTTCTTGAAAGATGGAACGGATTCGA GGGCATCAGTATCCATATCGGTTCCTGTACATGAGTCATTGAGTTGGCAGTGGAGGAATTTGCAAGAACAAACTCCTAATCCAGCTTTTGTTTCTTCGGATCAGAATGTCCAGCATC GAATTCTTCCATTATGTTTGTCTAGAACTGGCGCGGACCCATCATGGGATGTGAAGAAGGAATTTTGGAAGGGAACTGGGGATGGTGAGAAAGGTTTTAATCAATCATCGGATATAAAGAAAGAAGCTACTGGGGATGTTGGGGATGTTCCGAAGCATTCTTGTAATTGTTTGGGACAAGATACCATAGCTAATGCGGCTGCTAAGATTGGGCCTGCTGTTGTCAATTTATCAGTTCTTCAGG GTTTCCATGGGATAGCAGTTGGAAAGAGTATAGGATCTGGAACCATAATAGATGCTGATGGCACCATCTTAACCTGTGCGCATGTGGTTGTTGATTTTCAAGGGCTGCGCTCTTTGTCAAAAGGGAAG GTTGATGTGACTTTGCAAGATGGTCGGACATATGAGGGTACAGTGGTGAATGCTGATCTACAATCTGATATAGCAATTGTCAAGATCAAGTCTAAAACACCTTTGCCAACAGCAAAACTGGGTTCTTCAAGTAAGCTTAGGCCAGGTGATTGGGTAGTTGCCTTGGGTTGTCCTCTCACTCTCCAAAATACTGTTACAGCTGGTATTGTAAG TTGTGTTGATCGTAAAAGCAGTGATTTGGGTCTTGGAGGAATGCGAAGAGAGTACTTACAGACTGATTGTGCAATCAATGAG GGCAATTCTGGTGGACCTCTTGTAAATGTCAATGGAGAAGTGGTTGGTGTTAATATCATGAAAGTATCGGGAGCTCATGGATTAAGCTTTGCTGTTCCAGTCGATGCTGTCTGCAAAATAATAGAGCACTTCAAGACAAAAGG gAGGGTTGTACGACCTTGGCTGGGTTTAAAAATGATTGATCTCAATGAGATGATTGTTGCTCAACTTAAGGAAAAAGATGCTGCATTACCAAATGTCACAACGGGTATTCTTGTACCAATG GTAACTCCGGGATCACCTGCTGATCGTGCTGGATTTCTTCCAGGTGATATTGTAGTGGAATTTGATGGAAAGAGTGTTACAATGATTAAGGAG ATCATTGAAATAATGGGAGACAAAGTTGGAAAGCCTTTGAAGGTGGTTGTGAAAAGAGCAAAGGATAAAACTGTTACTTTGACTGTGATTCCGGAGGAAGCTAACCCAGACATGTGA